The segment AGGCGTCCGCAGGGCAGGAGTCGAGCCCCCCACCGGCGGCGTCCATTTCGTAGCCCCCGCCTTCGTCGGTGCGCGGACTATGCTCCTGCGGCAAGGTCTGCTGGCGGGGCGCTCCGGTCGAGCGGGCGGGGAGCTAGCCGAAGCGGCGCGCGAAAGAACGCCGCTGGTGATCTACCAGCCGAACCCGGCGGCGGAACCCGGCGAGAGCCGCATCAGGAGTTCGTTGCGACGGTTCACATCGTGCTGAAACGCACCGTGCAGCACGTTGACCTTCATCACCGAATGCGTGTCGCGCACCCCGCGCGCCATCGCGCACATGTGCTTGCCCGCGATGAACACGGCCGCGCCGAGCGGCTGCACCAGGTTTTCGAGAAACTCGGCGATGAGATGCGCCGTGCGCTCCTGGTTCTGCCACCGCCGCGCAAAGTGACCGGCGATCCGCGGCAGCTTTGACAGGCCGATGATCTTCTTGTCCGGAATGTAGGCGATCGTGATGGACATGATGATCGGCAGCAGGTGGTGCTCGCAGAGGCCGACTTCGTGAATGCCTTCCACGATCACCATGTCGTTGCACACGGCTTGGTGGCACTCGGCCTCGAACATGGTCAGCAACCGCTCGGTGCCGGTCCGCGCGCCCTCGGTCATCTCCACCAATGCCTTCGCGGCGCGCAGCGGCGTGTCGCGCATTCCCGCGGAGCTCAGATCGCCACCAATCTCCGTGATGATTGCGGCGTAGTGGCGGGCGATCTCGGCTAGATCAGGTGCGTGCGCGACGACCGAGAGGTCGCGGGGTGATTTTGTGTCCATGAGAAAAGGTGAGGTGGAGCTGCGGCGACGCCCGCCGGAGCTAGCCGCTGGGTGTTGAGGTTGGTGTAGCGACCGGGATTCGGTGCATGAGTTCTTCGGTCGAGAAGGGCCGTTGCGCCGCGATCAGTTCGCGGGCGGCGTCCACCTGGCCAAACTGGTTCCAGAGCAGCACGCCGCGAACGCGCCCCTGATCGAGATAATAGACCACGCCTTCTTCGTTGGAGCGGGTCCAATTCGCGACCGTTTCCAGGTGCGGAT is part of the Opitutus terrae PB90-1 genome and harbors:
- the folE gene encoding GTP cyclohydrolase I — encoded protein: MDTKSPRDLSVVAHAPDLAEIARHYAAIITEIGGDLSSAGMRDTPLRAAKALVEMTEGARTGTERLLTMFEAECHQAVCNDMVIVEGIHEVGLCEHHLLPIIMSITIAYIPDKKIIGLSKLPRIAGHFARRWQNQERTAHLIAEFLENLVQPLGAAVFIAGKHMCAMARGVRDTHSVMKVNVLHGAFQHDVNRRNELLMRLSPGSAAGFGW